The DNA region CTCCTTCCACGAGCCAATGTTATTGGTGGGCGATCCAGAACTCATAAGGCACATTTACGTGAAGGACTTTGATCACTTTATGGACAGAAGGATACTAAACTTGCCGAGCAAAAAGGACATAATATTGGCCAACATGTTGACTATGAAGACAGGTGAAGAGTGGAAGAAACTGAGAGCCATCATGTCTCCCACTTTCACTTCAGGCAGAATGAAGGGGATGTTCCCGCTCGTGTGTAAAAAGGCCGACGACCTCGTCTCCTTCTGCCTGAAGGAAGCACGCACGAAGCCCTTTGTCGACATGAAGTATAATTTTGGCCGCTTCACCATGGACACAATTGCTTCCTGTGCCTTTGGTATTGAATGCAATTCACTAGTGGATGAAAAGCCAGAATTTGCTGAAAAGGTTGAAACTTTTTTCAATGTTACGCCATTAATTATAGGGAGAATGGTTATCCTGAGCGTATTTCCTAAACTTGCCAAGATATTTGACATTAGATTTACAGCACCAGCAATTGATTTCTTTACGGAAGTTGCCCGTGAGACCATGCGAGCGAGgcaaagtggaaaaaaaagaggagacttTTTGGATCTGTTGCTGGAGGCAGAAGTCTCCACTGGCGATGCCGAAGGAGTCACGGCAATGCAAGACGACAATACCCCATCCAAGCCTAAGCAAAGTGAGTAGTATAACCTTAAAACTAAATGGATCTTCATCATGCAATTTACAATGTTGATATCTTACAATTTACATCTGCATCATGCAATTCAAAATGCCTATGTATTATTTACAGGGTTTACATCATACAACTTACCTCATTTAGACCAGGTAGTGATTAAAATGCAGACACTTTACATTCTCGCAGCACTGGATGAACTGACCATCATCTCCCAAAGTGTCTTGTTCCTGGTCGCCGGTTACGATACCACAGCCTCCACGCTGGCCTTTGCGTCCATCCTACTTGCCAAGCACCCAGAGATCCAGCAACGCCTTCGTCAGGAGATCAGTGAAATAGTCGAGGAACACGGCGACATAACCTACCAGGGGATTATGGAAGCCAAGTATCTTGATGCTTGTGTCATGGGTAAGTCTCCCAGATTAATTTCTGCTCTAATGTCTTAAATGGAAGTGCTGTTGTTGTCAGACTTTTAGAATTTTTTGGGCAAGTAGTAACGTACTTGGTCCATCctcaggaaagagaaaaaagacgaacaGGAAACTCATCCCGGACTCAGTAATACTCCAATTCGCCAAATCTTccgagaaaaatgaaataaagtttaGCTTTGatgacaataaaacacacacacatacatatatatgcatctttaatATACAGAACGTAGGTGTCAAACGTCAgctactgagaaaaaaaaaatagaaaaaaaagagaatcgaaGAATTGAATCATGCGAGAATCTGGATGAGTTGCCAAGTCTTCCTTTCCCGAGCGCGATtaacctttccatttccctcttcacaGAAACCCTTCGTATGTACCCACCGGGGCTTTTCCTGGAGCGCAAGTGTGTAAAGGAATACAAGTAAGAActtttaaaaatacaaaatacaaatatcaaACTTTTGCAAATatactataattttatattagTTGTAACCTATGTGTGCGTACCTGTGTGAATGGATCttattttagatatatactttgtatatttcatacatatatacatgtatatttatgtgtgtgtttataacgcacacaaacagacacacacacaactgccacgatggtccagtggttagaacactagactcgtagtcccgagttcaattccctgccgctcCGTTTAAtgtctcgagcccgatctcacagcgagataaaagacatattgccttgagaagtcaaccacgggtgtcgtaggtgaagtcgccaccgtggcacaagcattaacgtgccgaaccgcggttcattaggaagggcgtccaatcagccAAATGTGGCACTGCCAATATTGAATTGGatctaagtcctgcagtggaataagtggCTATTGAAAATAAAGGTAAAGGACACTTTAATGCCTAACCTCAAATCCTTACAGGATCCCTGGCACGGACGTGACCATCGAGCCTGGCGTAATAGTAACAACCCCGATCTTCAACATCCACCGGGACCCGAAGTACTGGCCTGAGCCCGAGGAATTTCGCCCCGAGCGCTTCTTGCCGGAGAACAAGGCGAACATCACTAACTTAACGCACATTCCCTTCGGAATGGGACCCAGGAACTGTTTAGGTGAGATAACCTGAGATTTAGAAGTGagaattatttttaataatttcgtcttctctctctctctctctctctctctctctctctctctctctctctctctctctctctctctctctctctctctctctctctctctctctctctctctctctcgctttccctccctccctctccccctctttctctctctggctttctctactaacaatatatattatagtacCCATACCTAATGAGTAATAAATCACTTCGCTTTCTTTGCAGCGATGAGATTTGCCCTCATGGAAGCCAAAGTGGGTCTGGCCAAGATGCTCCTTGCCACAGACATAAAGGTGGCACCAGGACACGATGAAATTAAATTTGACATTGGCTTTGGTTTGCTGAGGCCAAAAGACGGGGTTAACCTTGTCCTGACACCTttaaaagaagagtgaaaaagggaaggaaaggagagagaaaaaaagaaagtcattTTTGCCCACAGGAGACAGATCTAGATTGAGAAAGAGCAGAAAGGAAGAACGTGTATATCGTGCCTTATTAGTTATGGGTTCCTGCATATTCGAGGGGGGCCTCTGCAGCAATTGTCTGAAATCTTTCGTATGTTGGATACAGTCATTTTCAGTCTTCCTCTACTTGCTAGTTATTAACATATCTCCATTCTAACACAGAATGAAAGTAAATTAAtgttggttataatgatgatattgatattaataattataataataattgcaatattggtaataatgatagtgatggtaataataatacaaactttCCCTTTCTAAGTGCAAAAAAACAGCTTATCGAAATAAACAAAACGTGCACAGATTTTCATATAATTGGAAAGTGCATATCATGAATtttaagataaatgaaaaaatggTCACGACTAATAAGTTATTTTCGCTTTcccaatcagattttttttttttttttttcccttttgtcgtGAAACCCTTTCTAACGCAGAATACCTCAAGTCaaactaaaatgtaaaatatatttctcCAAATAGAAGAAATCAAAATTCAGTTATAATCCTATGCTTGTTAATTTCTTCGTTAAGTAATATTGATGTCAAAAAAGCACCAGAATAGGCAGTTAACCAAACTAAAatattgggttaaaaaaaaactagtgacatttttttgttttaagaagaaaaaactgGGTCGctttcaataaacaaaaataagataaaatatccGCGCGTGCGTTTATCCCTTTCGAATTGACATAAAAAGGAACAAAGTGACAGGCCTGGTTGTTTCTCTTTAATAATGCCTATTTCCGTTGTAAACTGCTTAATTTGAAGCGTGTTTGCGGTATTGCGTCGTTCGCTTTGACGACGAAGCCAAAAGCAAGGCATGTGGATGTGCTTAGTGATTTTTcgttagttttttctttcttttcttttctttaaggtAGAACTGTAATAAACATTTCGTCATTCAAAGAAAACGACGCATAGAAAAGTAGCAGATGATTTGTATTGATGTAGATTACAAGATAACAGAAATTGATATGTGCTTAGTATAGGTTATTAGATGATTAAGTAAATTCGTCCTGAAGGATGAATCATGAAGTGATACAAATAATACTTGTAATGAGAAATAAAAGTATAGAACAAGTTCTTTATCATtgcctttcttttcattcataatttcttcaatatatatatacatatacatatatatacatacatatatacatatatatatatttatatttatatatatgtgtgtgtgtgtgtgtgtgtgtgtgtgtgcgcgcgcgcgtgtgtgtgtgtgagagagagagagagagacagaaagtgtgtgtgtgttttagaggaGATAGTGAAATCACGCCAAATATCaaggcttatgtgtgtgtgtgtgtatatatatatatatatatatatatatatatatacatatatatattagacagatgaatagataaatagaaataccaAAAGACAAAGAGACTGATAAACTAGTATAACAATTCAAGCAAAGCATAAACCTTCAGGATTAAAATTTTCCTAAAGTGTGACGTGCACTTCCTTCGTGTGATTTCCTGACCCTGTTTAGCTTCGTGTTTgttggagagagatggggggggggggggagaggaagagagataagggaggagggagaaggagagagagtgaggggggggggagacggtgaggaaaaggggaaatggagacggagagagagcgaaggggaagggatcgtcttttgtttgtttgtttcggaaAATGACATAATCTGTCGGAAATATCAAATCGTAATGTGGAGGAAATTTCTGATTAGAAAACGGTGATGGGGAATCAAGTGGGCTCAAAATTCATATCACTGATGAATAATAAATGTTTTCATCAATATATGTGAAAGTTCGAACTCCGGAAGCTAGTGGAATGTCGCTCAGTGATGCCATAACCGCGTCAACATATTTCTGAGGATTGGAACCACGTTAGTTGTTGCTTTCCCTTTCAGTGATCacctgtaataacagtaatggtgatgatgatgaagaggaggaggagaatcgtaatgttgatgatgatgatggtgatagatgaTGGTGATCGTAATgaaagtagtattagtaatattgataataattgttgtaattGTAATAGTTACATTACTGTTAGTGtcatacataatgataattacatatataacaacaatcatgGAAATTACAACGATAAGAGGAATCACAGTAATAcctaaagtaatgataaaaacgatggctagagaaagggacagagagagaaagagagagggagaaggaaagacgggaagagagaataaatagagacagacagacaaataggggtgagaaaatgagaaagacagacggtGTGATAAAAAGGGTTTTACTGCCAGAGGGAGTGGGCGGGGTAGGGATATCACGCCCTCcccctgccaccaccaccaccccctccgcTGATGCAACTGACTACATTTCGTCATCCCCAACGCGTTACCAGTTATAAAGCGAGAAGGATAGAGTGAAAGTGGGTGAATAATTAAGTTTGTTCATTAGATATTCACCGTACTTTGTGTCATGTGTTTATGCCCggtgagaaaaaaggaaggatttTTTCCCAAGACACCATGGGgtaatctctatttttttattttttctgttttctgttcccTTCTTTTACTATCACTGACCAGACGAATGTTGATACAGAGGAAcgaatcttcctttttctcttatccttctaGTTTTTATTctatcctcttatttttctttctttctttttcatcctcaacacctttttcttgtttttcatcatcttcactttcatcatctttttcatattcttaagGACGACTTTTCCAAGAAATTCCTGACAAGCGACCGCGGTGTCAGATAGGGATATATGGCGTCAGTCAGTGTCGGACAGGGGCAGATGGCGTCTGTCTGTGTCAGATAGGGGCGACGGCGTCAGTCGGTGTCAGACAGGAACAGATGGCGTCAGTCTGGGTCAGCTAGGGGCAGACGGCGTCAGTCGGTGTCAGAAAGTAACAGATGGCCTCAGTCTGTGTCAGATAGGGTCAGTCGGTGTCAGACAGGAACATATGGCGTCAGTCGTTGTCAGACAGGAACAGATGGCGTCAGTCGGTGTCAGACAGGGGCAGATACCATCAATCTGTGTCAGACAGGAACAGATGGTGTCAGATAGAGGCAGACGGCGTCAGTCGGTGTCAGACAGGAACAGATGGCGCCAGTCTGTGTCATACAGGGGCAGATGTCGTCAATCTGTGTCAGACAGGAATAGATGGCGTCAGTCTGTGTCAGATAGGGGCAGACGGCGTCAGTCGGTATCAGACAGGGACACATGGCGTCAGTCGGtgtcagccagggacagatggcATCAGTCGGTGTCAGAGAGGGGTAGATGGCGTCAGACAAGGGCAGAGTGCGTCAGTCGGTGTCAGCCAGGGACAGATAGCGTTAGTCTGTGTCAGCTAGGATCAGATGGCGTCAGACAGGGACAGATGGTGTCAATCTGTGTCAGACAGGAACAGATGGCGTCAGTCTGTGTCAGATAGGGGCAGACGGCGTCAGTCGGTGTCAGGCAGGAAAAGACGGCGTAAGTCTGTGTCAGACAGGGACACATGGCGTCAGTCGGtgtcagccagggacagatggcATCAGTCGGTGTCAGACAGGGGCAGACGGTgtcagagaggggcagagggcgtCAGACAAGGGCAGAGTGCGTCAGTCGGCGTCAGCCAGGATCAGATGGCGTCAGACAGGCGCAGATGACGTCAGTTGGTGTCAGACAGGGGCAGATGACGTCAGTCGGTGTCAGAAAGGGGCAGATGGCGTCAGTCGGtgtcagccagggacagatggcGTCAGTAGGTGTCAGACAGGGGAAGAGTGCGTTAGTCGGGTTCAGACAGGAACAGATGGCGCCAGTCTGTGTCATACAGGGGCAGATGTCGTCAATCTGTGTCAGACAGGAACAGATGGTGTCAGATAGGGACAGACGGCGTCAGTCGGTGTCAGACTGGGACACATGGCGTCAGTCGGtgtcagccagggacagatgacATCAGTCGGTGTCAGACAGGGACAGATGACATCAGTCGGTGTCAGACAGGGACAAATGGCGTCTGTCGGTGTCAGACAGGGACATATGACATCATTCGGTGTCAGACAGGGACAGATGACATCAGTCGGTGTCAGACAGGGACAAATGGCGTCAGTCGGtgtcagccagggacagatggaGTCAGTCGGTGTCAGACAGGGATAGATGGAGTCAGTCGGtgtcagccagggacagatggaGTCAGTCGGTGTCAGACAGGGACAGTTGGTGGCAGACTGGGACAGTCGGTGGCAGACAGGGATATTGGGTGTAAGACAGGGACAGTTGATAGCAGGCTGGGACAGATGGTGGTAGACATTTGTTTAGTAGGTGTCAGGCAGAGACAGATTGCGTCACAGGGACAGATGGCATCGGTATTAGACAGAGACAATCCTGTATTAGACAGGGACAGATTATGTCAGATGGCGTCAGTCAGTGCCTGATAAGGACAGATAGCGTCAAACTGGGATAGTCGATATCAGGCAGAGACAGCTGGTGTCAGACAGGGACAGTCGGTGTGAAACTGGGACAGTCGATATCCGACAGGGACAGATGGCGTCGGTGTCTGATAGGGACATTCCTGTGTTAGACAGGGACAGATGGCGTCAGTCAGTGTCAGATAGGGGCAGATGGCGTCACAGGGACAGATGGTGTCAGGCAGGGACAGTCGGTATCAGACAGGGACAGTCGGTGTCAGGTAGGGACAGTTGGTGTCAGACAGCTACAGTCGGTGTCAGACAGGTACAGTTGTTGTCAGACAGGAATAGTCGGTGTCAGGCAGGGACAGTCGGTGTCAGACAGGGACAGACGGTGTCAATTCTGCCAGTTATCGTCCTCGGTGCTAGACCCCCATTATGGCAAACAactgtttttgtttccttgttatcGGTCAAAAAAAATTACTCCAAACGATCTGATCTAATGTACCATTCCAGATTTTCTTATGATAACTATTACTAtctcaataacaatgataataatagtaatagtgacaataatgataaatattataatgataataatgaggattatgataatctctgaaaaaaggcaaacataacatatgcatacattttatgTAACGTTGAGTCTGGGTAAAGACTTGTTGACTAATAAAATTATCACCGATTTTttctatgtttattatcataaaaagCCAGATTACCATTTTGAGAAGGAAAACACGCAACAAAGCAATCATCATATCTACCAGCGATTCACACACAACATAAGctacatatacagtataatacATACGTTCCTCGTAGATTCTCAAAATGCTGAAGTAAATTACGaggcacgacacacacacacacaaaacgttaCGAATAATAGTACTGACAGGACTGTTAACATTTCAGACTTATATTAGTCTGTCCTCTGTACCCGGTGTCTTGCTTGGGTGCCCTTGAGTTAACAAGGTTGTTTTTAACTGATAATTTtcactttgattttcttttttttctgttatcacttattggtgttatcattttctttatctttatcattattacttgcattctcatccttatctttatctttatcattattacttgcattctcatccttatctttatctttatcattattttttattatcagtattgttgttgtgttgttttgttattattatcaccattattataattatcattattcagcatggtcatcattatcatcactactattgtaataataatccttGTTTTCAATACCATTAGCATCAcagttattttatcatcatactGTAGGACAATCTTGCAGTGTCGATGTTGCCGAGTCATGTGATCCGACATGGCAACAGTCACTGTAACTTGTTCATAATGTTGGTTGTTCAGGTGAGAACAGTAGACGAAGTTGTGGTTCCTCCCATGATTAGGAAGGACAGGTAGCAGGGAGATGGGTGTGAttggtagcagtggtagtaggcAAGCAGGAACTGGTGCCCGTTTTAGATTTCGATAAGATAACCTTCTAGGTTATCTTATCGAGTTCTAAAACGCAGTGTAAATGTTATTAATAGGGTTCATATATTAGAAGTGAACTTTGGCCTGACCTTCGCGTAACCAAATATTCTTGATGTTTATTTCATTTCCGCTTGACAATTTGGCTAGATGAAGGTCAAGTCAAAAAAATGTTCAGTCTAAACTTTAGGGTCCTTGGAATGCATTCTGTGCGCTGTGTAATGCagtatcacacgcacgcacatatacattcacacagtaAATTATACCTATCAAATAGACAAGTTGGTTCCATATCCAAGCACACGTAGGAGACATGCCCGTAGAGGAACATGCATTCTATGCCGCGGATGGTCAGTTCCTTTCAGCCCCGACTTTGGCCCCATTATGCCAATGCCTGAACTCAATCACAGCAGAAAGGAACTGGCCAGGCACGCTACTGCTACTgcagcggtggggggggggggatgggcaaaGGGAGAAGACTCGACCGCTGTGCAGCTGATAACGTGAGAAACTTGCCTGCATAACGTGGcaaccattgttatttttttcacatgAATTTAACGTATTTATCAAGAATGAACAAAGCCGTCTTGTAATTAAATCAGCTTAAGTGTCAAAGGCAGTATATCTATAACTTCAAAAATTTGGTGTATTGGAGGGACCATaaacataatgattatagtaaacataataataatgacgaggactttatgataataaaagtgatcataacaatatacagacatatatatatatatgtgtgtgtgtgtgtgtgtgtgtgtgtgtgtgtgtgaccgagtAATTGCTTTACAAAGCGCTTTTTAAATAGTGTACTGACTGATTCCGTTTCAGTCGCGTAAGTCATTCTAGGTTTCACATGTACTTCCACTCTCAACAGGCTTACTACAACTATGGAGGATCAAAGTTCTGTGGCCACAAGCCATGCTTACTAGTGGGTGATCCTGAACTCGTGAAGCAAATGTTTGTCAAGGACTTTGACTGCTTTTCGGGCAAAAAACCATTGAAACTAACCAAGCAGGACAAGGTGATCTCAGACATGTTGGTTCTGAAGacgggagaggagtggaagaagcTGAGATCCATCATGTCTCCCACGTTCTCTTCGGGCAAGATGAAGGGGATGTTTCCACTGGTGAGCCTTCCTATTCAAACTGTGATAGATCTCAAGTACAGCCCTTGAtagatcccacacacacacacacacacacacacgcacacacacacacacacacatatatatatgtgtgtgtgtgtgtgtgtattgactctacctatacgggagtgggaagagacagtaatgccatagtcgacattgactgatgtgGCTTTCTATATATGGTCCCGTCACGTATAAGGTCATTGATCACAGCtgttatatctatctgcctatctatatatatatatgtgtgtgtgtgtgtatgtgtgtgtttgtgtgtatgaatatatatatatatatatatatatatatatatatatatatatatatgtatatgtatatatatatatgtgtgtgtgtgtgtgtgtgtgtgtgtgtgtacatatatatatatatatatatatatatatatatatatatatatatatatatatatatatatgtgtgtgtgtgtgtgtgtgtgtatatatatatatatatatatatatatatatatatatatatatatatatatatatatgtgtgtgtgtgtatatatatatatatatatgtatatatgtatatatatatatatatatatatatatatatatatatatatatatatatatatatgtatatatacatatatatacatatatgtgtgtgtataaacgtgtgtgtgtatatatatatatatatatatatatatatatatatatatctgtgtgtgtgtgtgtgtagttttagtTGGTTTGAATAGGAAGGCTCATCTGTAGTTCCCCGCATTCGTTACCTGCTAAAATCGCGTTTATTATTCCCccgtccttttctcctttttgtcctTGTCTTTATTTTCAATATGCGGCGGTAATGGTAAAGTAGAAACGTTTCTGAGAATTAGCGTTTTAATAAAAGCATATGGTAAGGTTCAGGTATTCATATACTCTTAACTAATAACTACATTACGTATTTAAATTTTCGGCTACAGTTAccgttctattttttttattatttcgataaaaagaaaacgaagtaacCATATTATTAAAAGAAAACGTTAAAATGGATAGCTATTATATTTTTGCATTCTTTTGATCATTTAAACTTTACCGCAAGTAATCTATCATGGTGAGAATTACATAACAGTTTCAGAAGATTTATGGATTTAACAGTTGAAATGGCAATAGATAAGCGATACATTCGTTATACAGATACAGATGAAATCAAAATATTCCTCAGCCACCTCCAAAGTATTTGCTGTTTGGAAGAgtgaatgagcgtgtgtgtgtgtgtctgtgtgtgtgtgtgtgcgtgtaagtgtgtgcgtgcgtgcgtgtgtgtgtgtgtgtgtgtgtgtgtgtatgtgtgtgtgtgtttgtgtgtgtgtgagagagtgtgtgtgtgtgtgtgtgtgtgtgtgcgtgcgtgcgtgcgtgcgtgtgcgtgtgcgtgtgcgtgtgcgtgtgcgtgtgcgtgtgcgcgcgtgtgtgtgtgtgtgtgtgtctgtgttagtgtgtgtgtgtgtgtgtgtgtgtgtgtgtgtgtgtgtgtgtgtgtgtgtgcgtgcgtgcgtgcgtgcgtgcgtgtgcgtgtgtgtgtgtgtgtgtgtgtgtgtgtgtgtgtgtgtgtgtgtgtgtgtgtgtgtgtgttagtgtgtgtgtgtgtgtgtgtgtgtgtgtgtgtgtgtgtgtgtgtgtgtgaagcaagaAATGCCATATCATTTAGTTACCCCTCAATATAATTTTCCTATTCAGTACAACTACAGAAAACGTTTCACGTTTTATGGGTAACTTACTTTGTTCTAACGATTGCatgaattatatttatgattgtatcatatgtatttacgcgcgcacactcacacacacacacacacacacacacacacacacacacacacacacacacacatacacacacacacacacaccaatatcttgtcattattgttataattactatcattatcatcattatcaatatcattactattatcattacatcgctattgttactagtatcattgttgttgttgatgttgttatcattagcatcattatcactactaatattatgttactattattaatataattatcaatgtaattattactatgattaatattatcatcattatcattattatcattattatcatcattattattattattattattattattattattattattattattatt from Penaeus chinensis breed Huanghai No. 1 chromosome 31, ASM1920278v2, whole genome shotgun sequence includes:
- the LOC125041861 gene encoding cytochrome P450 3A24-like, producing MIGVTWLLLGAALALFWAYSWWKHRYWANKGVPSPPVIPFIGHAHKLLIPAKLCAFEREAYLNHGGSKLCGYYSFHEPMLLVGDPELIRHIYVKDFDHFMDRRILNLPSKKDIILANMLTMKTGEEWKKLRAIMSPTFTSGRMKGMFPLVCKKADDLVSFCLKEARTKPFVDMKYNFGRFTMDTIASCAFGIECNSLVDEKPEFAEKVETFFNVTPLIIGRMVILSVFPKLAKIFDIRFTAPAIDFFTEVARETMRARQSGKKRGDFLDLLLEAEVSTGDAEGVTAMQDDNTPSKPKQTLDELTIISQSVLFLVAGYDTTASTLAFASILLAKHPEIQQRLRQEISEIVEEHGDITYQGIMEAKYLDACVMETLRMYPPGLFLERKCVKEYKIPGTDVTIEPGVIVTTPIFNIHRDPKYWPEPEEFRPERFLPENKANITNLTHIPFGMGPRNCLAMRFALMEAKVGLAKMLLATDIKVAPGHDEIKFDIGFGLLRPKDGVNLVLTPLKEE